The nucleotide sequence ATCGAGAACATGATGGACAAGCCGTGGCGCGGCTACCTGCTGGGATACGAGCAGGGGATGCTGATCACCTCCGGCGGCAAGAGCCAGAACATCAAGGTGGGCGACACGTTCGACGTCATGGCGTCGGGCAAGAAGGTTAAAAACCCGCAGACCAACAGCATCATCACGCTCCCGGGCAAAAAACTGGCGACGATCGAGATCGTCTCGACGGCGGGAGACACCCCGGAGAACGAAGTCTCCTTCGCGTCGATCACAAGCGGGGACCTGGGCGCGCGCCTGAAAACGAAAAATTTCTCGGACCTGTATATCCAGGTCCACAAGGATTAAAGCATGAAAGCATTGACAGCACTGTTGATGGCCGCCGCCCTCTTGATGACCGGCTGCGGCTACAAGTCGGGCGTTGCCACGGGTGAGCAGGCGTCCTACCTCTACTTTACGGGCGACGTCGCGGGGGCAGCCGTCTCCGTCGATGACGGGCAGCCCTTTGCCGTCGAAGCGGGGCGCGATCACCAGTACCGGGTCGCTCCGGGCAAACACAGCGTGAAGGTCTACAAGGGCGATACGCTTGTCGTCGAACGTGAAATCTATGTCGGCGACGGCATCGCCAAAGAGATCGGGGTGCGTCCGTGAAGCTGGGCATGATGATGAAAGCGCTCCTCCCGCTGGCGGCGGTGGCCCTGATGACGGGGTGCGCCACGAAACCGCAGGCACTCTATAACTACGGTACCTACAGCGAAAGCTACTACGCGTACAAACAGGACACCAGTGCGGAGAACCTCCTGGCGATGCAGCAGGCGATCCTGACAGCCATCGAAAACGCCAATGAGAGCGTTTCCAAGCGTGTGGCGCCGGGAATGTACGCGAACCTGGGCTACATCTACTTCAAGCAGGGGGACACCAAGCAGGCCGTCCACTATTTCGAGATGGAAAAGAGCCTCTACCCGGAGTCGGCGCACTTTATGGACCGCGTCATTGAGAAGGTGCGCAAAGCCGAAGCGAAGGGGGCAAAATCATGAAGTACGGAAAAATAGCTGCACTGGCGGCGTCGATTTTCGCCGCGATGATCATGACGGGGTGTGCCGCGCATAACGCGGGCATTAGCAAAGGCGAAGCGTTCCCCCAGATGTATGAGGAGGACCCGCGCTCCATTCTGGTACTGCCGGCGATGAACGAAAGTACCGATGCCGAGGCGAAAGCCTACTACGCCACGACGATCGAAATGCCGATCGCGCAGACGGGCTACTATGTCTTCCCGATGGAGATGGTCAGCGACGTCCTCAAGCAGGAGGGTGTCTATGACACCGAACTGCTTTACAGCATGTCCGCGGACAAGTTCTACGACTACTTCGGCGCGGACGTCGTCATGTACACCCGCATCAAGAAGTGGGACGTCTCCTACATGGTCCTGGCTTCTTCTCTGACGGTGACGATCGAATCGGAAGCGTACTCGACCAAGACCAACGAGAAGCTGTGGGATTACGACGGCAGCGTCACCGTCGACCTCACCAGCAACAGCGGCGGCGGCGGACTGGCCGGACTGCTGGTCCAGGCGATCGGTACGGCGATCAATACCGCCGCGGCCGATTATGTCGAATATGCCCATGTCGCGAATGCACGCCTTTTCTTCGCACTGCCGGCGGGCCCTTACCACCCGGCCCACCGGACGGACCAGGGTGTCGTGATCCGCAAACGCTAGTTCGTTTCCTTCGGGAGCAAAGAGCGCCTGGCGCTCTCTGCCCTTTCCATAACCCCTCCGACGACACTTGATAGAACTTTCCGTACTTCGAATGCCCTATAATTAGGTAAAGATCCGAACATAAAGGGGAGTGATGAAAAAAGTATCGTTGGTACTGGGCAGCGGCGGGGCGCGGGGCTACGTGCATATCGGCGTCATCGAGGCGCTCGAAGCACGCGGCTATGAGATCGTCTCCGTCAGCGGCTGCTCCATGGGGGCGCTGGTCGGCGGGCTCTTCGCCTGCGGCAAGCTGGCCGAGTACAAGGAGTGGGTACTGGGGCTCGAACCCCTTGACGTCGCCTCGCTCCTCGACCTCGCATGGGACAAGCGGGGCATTATGAGCGGGAGCAAAGTCTTCGAGCGTCTGGACGAGCTGATCGGCACGCAGGCAATCGAGGAGCTTCCCATCCGTTTTACGGCCGTCGCTTCGGATCTGAACCGTGGCAAGGAGGTGTGGTTTCAAAGCGGCGATCTCCTGACCGCGATCCGCGCCTCCGTCGCCATCCCTTCCGTCTTCACGCCGGTGGAGCTCGACGGGATGCTCCTCGTCGACGGCGGGGTCCTCAACCCGCTGCCCGTGGCGCCGACGATGCGCGACCGCAGCGACCTCACCATCGCCGTCAATCTCTACGGCCCCGACGCGGAGCAGGAGGAACAGGCCGTCGCCGCGCGCTACGACTCCTTCGCCGAGCGTCTGGCCTCCAAAGCCAAAAATGCCATCAAGGAGCGCC is from Sulfurimonas sp. HSL-1656 and encodes:
- a CDS encoding GNA1162 family protein produces the protein MKYGKIAALAASIFAAMIMTGCAAHNAGISKGEAFPQMYEEDPRSILVLPAMNESTDAEAKAYYATTIEMPIAQTGYYVFPMEMVSDVLKQEGVYDTELLYSMSADKFYDYFGADVVMYTRIKKWDVSYMVLASSLTVTIESEAYSTKTNEKLWDYDGSVTVDLTSNSGGGGLAGLLVQAIGTAINTAAADYVEYAHVANARLFFALPAGPYHPAHRTDQGVVIRKR
- a CDS encoding patatin-like phospholipase family protein, which produces MKKVSLVLGSGGARGYVHIGVIEALEARGYEIVSVSGCSMGALVGGLFACGKLAEYKEWVLGLEPLDVASLLDLAWDKRGIMSGSKVFERLDELIGTQAIEELPIRFTAVASDLNRGKEVWFQSGDLLTAIRASVAIPSVFTPVELDGMLLVDGGVLNPLPVAPTMRDRSDLTIAVNLYGPDAEQEEQAVAARYDSFAERLASKAKNAIKERLRRQEQAHIFSILDQSFDTMQRSLTQYRIGGYPPDIMITLPKNICSTFDFHKAAMLIEEGRRAVEEHPAFG
- a CDS encoding DUF4810 domain-containing protein, which produces MKLGMMMKALLPLAAVALMTGCATKPQALYNYGTYSESYYAYKQDTSAENLLAMQQAILTAIENANESVSKRVAPGMYANLGYIYFKQGDTKQAVHYFEMEKSLYPESAHFMDRVIEKVRKAEAKGAKS